A single genomic interval of Plantibacter sp. Leaf314 harbors:
- a CDS encoding YbaK/EbsC family protein, with protein sequence MSDRTHPAVSIVERTLRDRGAQGEVTWLDDAARTAALAAEALGVAAGAIANSLVFTLDGEPTLILTSGAHRVDTAWLGERLGGRLKRADAEVVKAATGQVIGGVAPVGHPEPIRTYVDEALAAYPEVWAAAGHAHTVFPTTFEELVRVTGGQVIAVEPPTDPASSSGAPSA encoded by the coding sequence ATGAGTGATCGAACGCACCCGGCCGTGTCCATCGTCGAGCGCACGCTCCGGGATCGCGGCGCTCAGGGGGAGGTCACGTGGCTCGACGACGCCGCTCGAACGGCGGCTCTCGCAGCGGAGGCCCTCGGGGTCGCCGCCGGCGCCATCGCGAACTCCCTTGTGTTCACCCTCGACGGTGAACCGACCTTGATCCTGACGAGCGGCGCGCACCGGGTCGACACGGCCTGGCTCGGCGAGCGGCTGGGCGGACGGCTCAAGCGCGCCGACGCCGAGGTCGTCAAGGCGGCGACCGGGCAGGTCATCGGTGGTGTGGCGCCGGTCGGTCACCCCGAGCCGATCCGCACCTACGTGGACGAGGCACTCGCCGCGTACCCGGAGGTCTGGGCCGCGGCCGGCCACGCGCACACGGTCTTCCCCACGACGTTCGAGGAGCTCGTGCGCGTGACCGGCGGGCAGGTCATCGCGGTGGAGCCTCCGACGGATCCTGCGTCGTCGTCGGGCGCACCGTCGGCGTAG
- a CDS encoding DeoR/GlpR family DNA-binding transcription regulator produces the protein MSVDDPIQLPAPLRRDRIRELLDERGFVRVADISEDFGVSRVTARTDLDTLVDQGDAVRVHGGAMPVLGRGAVESPIELATATSAHAKQRIGEAAAAMVRSGQSVIVDVGSTGLALARALKARRDLSDLVVITNGLTIALELESEIPRFSVIVTGGSLRPLQHSLVDPLAGSLLGQVHADFAFIGCNGVDAEHGVTNVNLPEAEVKARMVRAAERVVVVADASKLGVRQLGRIAGLDAFDALLTDDGASPEIVASLREAGLPVTLVPLGD, from the coding sequence ATGTCCGTCGATGATCCGATCCAGCTGCCTGCGCCGCTGCGCCGCGACCGCATCCGTGAGCTCCTGGACGAGCGCGGTTTCGTCCGCGTGGCCGACATCTCCGAGGACTTCGGTGTCTCCCGGGTGACCGCACGGACCGACCTCGACACCCTCGTCGACCAGGGCGACGCCGTCCGTGTGCACGGTGGCGCGATGCCGGTGTTGGGCCGTGGAGCCGTCGAGTCGCCCATCGAACTCGCGACCGCGACCTCGGCGCACGCGAAGCAGCGCATCGGTGAGGCCGCCGCGGCGATGGTGCGCTCCGGACAGAGCGTGATCGTCGACGTCGGCAGCACCGGTCTCGCCCTCGCCCGAGCACTCAAAGCCCGACGGGACCTCTCCGACCTCGTCGTGATCACCAACGGCCTGACCATCGCCCTCGAGCTCGAGTCGGAGATACCGAGGTTCTCGGTGATCGTGACCGGCGGATCGCTGCGGCCACTCCAGCATTCGCTCGTCGACCCCCTCGCCGGGTCGTTGCTCGGGCAGGTCCACGCCGACTTCGCCTTCATCGGGTGCAACGGGGTCGACGCCGAGCATGGCGTCACCAACGTCAACCTGCCCGAAGCCGAGGTGAAGGCCAGGATGGTCCGCGCGGCCGAACGCGTGGTCGTGGTCGCCGACGCTTCGAAGCTCGGGGTGCGACAGCTCGGCCGGATCGCCGGACTCGACGCCTTCGACGCCCTGTTGACCGACGACGGTGCCTCACCCGAGATCGTGGCGAGCCTCAGGGAGGCCGGGCTGCCGGTCACCCTGGTGCCGCTCGGGGACTGA
- the galT gene encoding galactose-1-phosphate uridylyltransferase — translation MPQLDDSFVIDPAIASSTQRLADGRELIYFDDVDTTLPAERLPDTRDLAARPPTASMRQDPLTGEWISIAAARQNRVMLPPANLDPLAPASPSNPSEIPDQYDVAVFENKSPSFGPLLEDENAPVDLADLATIGIGRTRTSVGRCEVVSFSPSSTGSFGSLSRTRARTVIEAWARRTHALSQIDSIQQVFPFENRGEQIGVTLLHPHGQIYSYPYVTPRTQRLIAASEAYGPGLFADILASEQADERVVLAGEHWTAFVPFAARWPVEVHLMPHRHVPDFAATSLAERDELAVLYLRLLRGVDALYDTPTPYIAAWHQAPTRVHRDELRLHLQLTSPRRGADRLKYLAGSEAAMGAWIGDVPPESTATALRAAIAAADEENPV, via the coding sequence ATGCCCCAACTCGACGACAGCTTCGTCATCGACCCGGCGATCGCGAGCAGCACCCAGCGCCTCGCCGACGGCCGCGAACTCATCTACTTCGACGACGTCGACACGACGTTGCCCGCGGAACGGCTGCCGGACACCCGCGACCTCGCGGCACGCCCCCCGACCGCGTCCATGCGCCAGGATCCGCTGACCGGCGAATGGATCTCGATCGCCGCGGCACGCCAGAACCGCGTGATGCTGCCGCCCGCCAACCTCGACCCGCTCGCCCCCGCGAGCCCGTCGAACCCCTCCGAGATCCCCGATCAGTACGACGTCGCGGTCTTCGAGAACAAGTCGCCGTCCTTCGGCCCGCTCCTCGAGGACGAGAACGCCCCCGTCGACCTCGCCGACCTCGCGACCATCGGCATCGGGCGGACCCGCACCTCGGTCGGCCGCTGCGAGGTCGTGAGCTTCAGCCCGTCGAGCACCGGCTCCTTCGGCTCCCTCTCCCGCACCCGTGCACGCACGGTGATCGAGGCCTGGGCGCGCCGCACGCACGCGCTGTCGCAGATCGACTCGATCCAGCAGGTGTTCCCGTTCGAGAACCGCGGTGAGCAGATCGGCGTCACCCTCCTCCACCCGCACGGCCAGATCTACTCCTACCCGTACGTGACGCCGCGTACCCAGCGGCTCATCGCGGCGAGCGAGGCGTACGGCCCCGGCCTCTTCGCCGACATCCTCGCGTCGGAGCAGGCCGACGAGCGCGTCGTCCTCGCGGGCGAGCACTGGACAGCCTTCGTCCCCTTCGCCGCCCGTTGGCCCGTCGAGGTGCACCTCATGCCGCACCGGCACGTCCCGGACTTCGCCGCCACCTCCCTCGCGGAGCGCGACGAACTCGCCGTCCTCTACCTGCGGCTGCTCCGCGGCGTCGACGCCCTCTACGACACCCCGACCCCGTACATCGCCGCCTGGCATCAGGCACCCACGCGCGTCCACCGCGACGAGCTCCGACTCCACCTGCAGCTCACCTCGCCGCGCCGTGGCGCCGACCGCCTGAAGTACCTGGCCGGCTCCGAAGCCGCCATGGGTGCGTGGATCGGCGACGTGCCGCCCGAGTCCACCGCCACCGCCCTGCGCGCCGCGATCGCCGCAGCCGACGAGGAGAACCCCGTATGA
- the galK gene encoding galactokinase, whose translation MTDLQQTATSGFERTFGSEPNGLWSAPGRVNIIGEHTDYNDGFVFPMAIDRRTVAAVRRRDDDRIRVSSSFSPEVVEASLRTLDPDALQGWSAYPLGVVWALGQFGAPLAELSGVDIYLDSDVPVGAGLSSSAAIEASVAVALDEIWHLDHDRKTLAKICQLAENRAVGAPTGIMDQSASLLGRPDCGVFLDCRSLETDVIPLGFDEHDLELLVIDTRVEHAHVSGGYAARRASCEAGAAALGADSLRDVTVGDLDRARELLDDETFRRVRHVVTENQRVLDTVRTLREHGPTAIGELLVASHASMRDDFEISVPELDLAVETAMAAGAIGSRMTGGGFGGAAIALVPVTLAATVSEAVGAAFAEASFTAPTIFAVRPAAGATREV comes from the coding sequence ATGACCGACCTCCAGCAGACCGCCACGAGCGGATTCGAGCGCACCTTCGGCAGCGAACCGAACGGCCTCTGGTCGGCGCCCGGCCGGGTGAACATCATCGGCGAGCACACCGACTACAACGACGGCTTCGTGTTCCCGATGGCGATCGACCGCCGCACGGTCGCGGCCGTCCGCCGACGCGACGACGACCGCATCCGGGTGTCCAGCAGCTTCTCGCCCGAGGTCGTCGAGGCCTCCCTGCGCACGCTCGACCCCGACGCGCTGCAGGGCTGGTCGGCCTACCCGCTCGGCGTCGTGTGGGCGCTCGGGCAGTTCGGCGCGCCCCTTGCGGAGTTGTCCGGCGTCGACATCTACCTCGACTCCGACGTCCCGGTCGGAGCGGGCCTCTCCTCCTCCGCGGCGATCGAAGCGTCGGTCGCCGTCGCCCTCGACGAGATCTGGCACCTGGACCACGACCGCAAGACGCTCGCGAAGATCTGTCAGCTCGCGGAGAACCGCGCCGTCGGAGCACCGACGGGCATCATGGACCAGTCGGCGTCCCTGCTCGGTCGTCCGGACTGCGGGGTCTTCCTCGACTGCCGCTCGCTCGAGACCGACGTCATCCCCCTCGGCTTCGACGAACACGACCTCGAACTGCTGGTCATCGACACGCGCGTGGAGCACGCCCACGTCTCCGGCGGCTACGCGGCGCGACGGGCGTCCTGCGAGGCCGGAGCGGCGGCCCTCGGCGCCGACTCGCTCCGCGACGTCACGGTCGGCGACCTCGATCGAGCCCGCGAGCTCCTCGACGACGAGACGTTCCGCCGCGTCCGCCACGTCGTCACCGAGAACCAGCGCGTGCTCGACACCGTCCGCACGCTGCGCGAGCACGGTCCGACCGCGATCGGCGAGCTGCTCGTCGCCTCGCACGCCTCCATGCGCGACGACTTCGAGATCTCGGTGCCCGAGCTCGACCTCGCCGTCGAGACGGCCATGGCGGCCGGCGCGATCGGTTCGCGGATGACGGGTGGCGGCTTCGGCGGCGCGGCGATCGCCCTCGTCCCGGTGACGCTCGCAGCGACCGTGTCGGAGGCGGTCGGGGCCGCGTTCGCCGAGGCGTCGTTCACGGCCCCGACGATCTTCGCCGTGCGACCCGCGGCCGGCGCGACCCGCGAGGTCTGA
- a CDS encoding DUF2200 domain-containing protein, with translation MAGHRIFTTSFGSIYPHYVAKAERKGHTKAEVDQVVTWLTGYDAAGIERVVADGTDMETFFAEAPAMHPSASLITGLICGIRVEEIEDPLMQRIRQLDKLVDEVAKGKKMTSILREPA, from the coding sequence ATGGCAGGACACCGCATCTTCACGACGAGCTTCGGCAGCATCTACCCGCACTACGTGGCGAAGGCGGAGCGGAAGGGGCACACGAAGGCCGAGGTCGATCAGGTCGTCACGTGGCTCACGGGCTACGACGCCGCCGGGATCGAGCGGGTGGTGGCCGACGGAACCGACATGGAGACCTTCTTCGCCGAAGCCCCGGCGATGCACCCCAGCGCCTCGCTCATCACGGGCCTCATCTGCGGCATCCGCGTCGAGGAGATCGAGGATCCGCTCATGCAGCGGATCCGCCAGCTCGACAAGTTGGTGGACGAGGTCGCGAAGGGCAAGAAGATGACCTCGATCCTCCGCGAACCCGCCTGA
- a CDS encoding CPBP family intramembrane glutamic endopeptidase, with product MTDPGQLPQTTSPSFSTAPPAQADTVEPPRRTATYDHALRAAPAWWRGALALLLLVVGFLIFSVAFGSVALIIDVATGAYTLDDVANGLMTLTPVTMLANNLSLAALIPASMLIQWALFGVRPRWLSSVEGRFRWRWFGRLALIIIPVWVVYVGGSFLLSPLEPVVLDGTVIAMLAVVVLTTPLQSAGEEYGARGLIQRSVGSWFSRPMTAFVVGTIASGAVFASVHFAGDPWLIAYYFVFGASMSFAARGTGGLEAPVLIHATNNLLLLVPTALMSQTDQVFERGDGAGGPFMLIPMALCVAAAVVSTWWGRRNGVVATAPLPPSRVTKQHGTPPTATAAPMATPTVRPTTTQDPSEAPPR from the coding sequence ATGACGGATCCCGGACAGCTCCCGCAGACGACTTCGCCGTCCTTCTCGACGGCGCCTCCCGCACAGGCCGACACGGTCGAGCCCCCGCGGCGGACGGCGACGTACGACCACGCCCTCCGAGCCGCGCCCGCCTGGTGGCGAGGTGCGCTCGCCCTCCTCCTGCTCGTGGTGGGTTTCCTCATTTTCTCCGTCGCCTTCGGAAGCGTCGCCCTGATCATCGACGTCGCCACCGGGGCGTACACGCTCGACGACGTCGCGAACGGCCTGATGACGTTGACGCCGGTCACGATGCTCGCGAACAACCTGTCGCTCGCAGCGCTCATCCCCGCGTCGATGCTCATCCAGTGGGCGCTCTTCGGCGTTCGGCCACGGTGGCTGTCCTCGGTGGAGGGGCGGTTCCGTTGGCGCTGGTTCGGGCGGCTCGCCCTCATCATCATCCCGGTCTGGGTGGTGTACGTCGGAGGTTCGTTCCTCCTGTCCCCGTTGGAACCCGTCGTGCTCGACGGCACCGTGATCGCCATGCTCGCCGTCGTCGTCCTCACCACACCCCTGCAGTCGGCCGGGGAGGAGTACGGTGCGCGCGGTCTCATCCAGCGCTCCGTCGGCTCCTGGTTCAGCCGCCCGATGACCGCCTTCGTCGTCGGCACGATCGCCTCCGGCGCCGTCTTCGCCTCGGTGCACTTCGCGGGCGACCCGTGGCTCATCGCCTACTACTTCGTGTTCGGCGCCTCGATGTCCTTCGCCGCCCGGGGCACGGGCGGCCTGGAGGCGCCGGTGCTGATCCACGCGACGAACAACCTCCTCCTGCTCGTGCCCACGGCGCTGATGTCGCAGACCGACCAGGTCTTCGAGCGGGGCGACGGGGCCGGCGGACCGTTCATGCTCATCCCGATGGCGTTGTGCGTCGCCGCAGCCGTGGTGAGCACCTGGTGGGGCCGCAGGAACGGCGTCGTCGCGACCGCTCCGCTGCCGCCGAGCCGGGTGACGAAGCAGCACGGCACGCCGCCGACCGCGACGGCCGCTCCGATGGCTACGCCGACGGTGCGCCCGACGACGACGCAGGATCCGTCGGAGGCTCCACCGCGATGA